One part of the Solanum dulcamara chromosome 8, daSolDulc1.2, whole genome shotgun sequence genome encodes these proteins:
- the LOC129900808 gene encoding transmembrane emp24 domain-containing protein p24delta3-like, with amino-acid sequence MTLVKVLKLLVVATVAMTAAEAIWLEMPTSGAKCVYEEIRNNVVVLVNYAVIGDNKHDQPDFLHDISLKVTSPFGNILHHEENVTHGQFAFTTTEPGNYMACFFMNSHAPDGKGVNIGLDWKTGIAAKDWDSIARKENIEEIELVLMKFEALVQAIHEKLIYLKKREEEMREVSESTNAAVASFSKVSLSICILAAAAQIWYLKRFFRKKRLI; translated from the exons ATGACGTTGGTGAAAGTATTAAAATTACTTGTGGTGGCGACTGTGGCGATGACAGCGGCGGAAGCGATATGGCTAGAAATGCCGACTTCAGGGGCTAAATGTGTATATGAAGAAATCCGTAATAACGTTGTCGTTTTGGTTAATTACGCTGTCATTGGTGACAATAAGCACGATCAACCTGATTTTCTTCACGATATCTCCCTTAAG GTTACATCACCATTTGGAAACATTCTCCACCATGAAGAAAATGTCACTCATGGTCAATTTGCTTTTACAACCACTGAGCCTGGAAACTATATGGCGTGCTTTTTCATGAATAGCCATGCCCCTGATGGTAAAGGTGTAAATATTGGTCTTGACTGGAAAACTGGGATTGCTGCGAAGGATTGGGATTCAATTGCACgtaaagaaaatatagaa GAGATTGAACTTGTGCTAATGAAATTCGAGGCATTGGTGCAAGCCATCCATGAAAAATTAATCTATCTGAAAAAGAG GGAAGAAGAAATGAGAGAAGTGAGTGAGAGTACCAATGCAGCTGTGGCGTCATTCAGTAAAGTGTCCCTTAGTATCTGCATATTGGCTGCAGCTGCGCAAATATGGTATTTGAAGCGCTTCTTTAGGAAGAAAAGACTCATatag
- the LOC129898725 gene encoding uncharacterized protein LOC129898725, with amino-acid sequence MGYTKEQLLARLQELQIDFTKHEHPVVLTVEAQAKHVGHLNGALSKNLFLKDKKHRFYAVSALAKTNVDLKVLSQRLGLGKGGLRMAPEEALGEVLQVPLGCVTPFALVNESARCVSLLLDQGFKTQECCFFHPLSNDTTIALNARDLNKFLSSIGKQPVYVDLEANPPVGKDQPPDLASLVPLDAITIPGQPDKAAPLQVSDMNHAPVHNKSTGVSAKAVKPSTDVRKEKLSNGVSLSNSFADPEKYVEDFIERTSSLVLSEITEENVKQYGEKLGEVISNTIRKKLATELKSTATMFKNTAYSEGFSAGTRQQAKRP; translated from the exons ATGGGTTATACTAAGGAGCAATTGCTTGCCCGTTTACAG GAGCTTCAAATTGATTTCACCAAACACGAACACCCAGTGGTTTTGACAGTTGAAGCACAG GCAAAGCATGTTGGGCAtctgaatggggcattgagtAAAAACTTATTCTTGAAG GATAAGAAACACAGGTTCTACGCTGTTTCTGCACTGGCAAAAACCAATGTAGATTTGAAAG TTTTGTCTCAGAGGCTTGGTTTGGGAAAAGGAGGGTTAAGAATGGCTCCCGAAGAAGCACTTGGAGAAGTACTTCAG GTGCCGCTTGGTTGTGTCACCCCTTTTGCACTTGTAAATGAATCAGCAAG GTGTGTTTCCTTGTTGTTGGATCAAGGATTTAAAACTCAGGAATGCTGCTTCTTCCATCCTCTCTCTAATGATACAACAATTG CTCTTAATGCTCGTGATCTCAATAAGTTTCTGAGTTCCATAGGAAAGCAACCGGTATATGTGGACCTTGAG GCTAATCCTCCAGTAGGAAAGGATCAACCTCCTGATCTAGCGTCTCTTGTTCCGTTGGATGCAATTACCATACCAGGTCAACCAGATAAAGCAGCTCCTTTGCAAGTTTCTGACATGAATCATGCCCCTGTCCATAACAAatcaactggagtttcag CTAAAGCAGTTAAGCCATCAACTGATGTGCGGAAGGAGAAACTATCAAATGGAGTTAGCTTATCAAACTCGTTTGCTGATCCCGAAAAATATGTTGAGGACTTTATAGAGAGAACATCATCCCTTGTTCTTTCAGAG ATAACGGAGGAGAATGTAAAGCAATACGGTGAGAAACTCGGTGAAGTCATATCAAATACAATTAGGAAAAAGCTTGCAACAGAGCTAAAGAGCACAGCT ACAATGTTCAAGAACACTGCGTATTCTGAAGGTTTTTCTGCTGGTACTCGCCAACAAGCAAAGCGACCTTAA
- the LOC129898724 gene encoding uncharacterized protein LOC129898724, which produces MDGQKSQAKLTRIQSSLLRSSPMPRSSSYSVSSINEIADDHEPDIEEQKPHKTASTPVRPVSSPFRSGTARVAPVIAVFLLSVYILFYFFNRGDRSISENLLIVLIFIAILLYFAGKNKNTIHQGYNGFKMTCNEYGRKLGLVSNKHSKVQWFIGERKLDVKEKKGKVREGVEVYSNGDLYEGEFHKGRCNGSGVYTFFVNSRYEGDWIDGRYDGYGVESWARGSKYRGQYRQGLRHGYGVYKFFNGDIYSGEWCNGQSHGIGVQSCSDGSCYIGKFKSGVKHGLGCYHFRNGDRYAGEYFGDKIHGFGVYHFANGHCYEGSWHEGRKQGYGMYKFRNGDTRCGEWNSGNLNTPLPPLTDVVLRVVQAGRKAAENAINISRVDDRVNKAVIAANRAATAARVAAIKAVQNRMHGKFCDTNN; this is translated from the exons ATGGACGGTCAGAAAAGCCAAgcgaaacttacgaggattcagTCTTCTCTTCTCCGATCATCTCCGATGCCCCGGTCGTCTAGCTATAGCGTATCTTCCATTAACGAAATCGCAGATGATCATGAACCGGACATTGAAGAACAGAAGCCGCATAAAACAGCCTCAACTCCGGTTCGACCGGTTTCGTCTCCTTTCCGTTCCGGAACAGCCAGGGTAGCTCCTGTTATAGCGGTTTTCTTGCTCTCTGTATACATTCTGTTCTATTTCTTCAACAGGGGCGACAGATCCATATCGGAGAATCTGCTTATAGTACTGATTTTCATTGCGATTTTGCTCTACTTCGCTGGAAAGAACAAGAATACAATTCATCAGGGTTATAATGGGTTCAAGATGACGTGTAATGAGTACGGGAGGAAACTTGGTTTAGTGTCTAATAAGCACAGTAAAGTGCAATGGTTCATCGGGGAGCGGAAATTAGATGTGAAAGAGAAGAAGGGGAAAGTGAGAGAAGGAGTAGAGGTTTACAGCAATGGGGACTTGTATGAAGGGGAGTTTCACAAGGGGAGGTGTAATGGTAGTGGGGTCTATACTTTCTTTGTGAATAGTAGATATGAAGGTGACTGGATTGACGGGAGGTACGATGGGTATGGGGTAGAGAGCTGGGCTAGAGGTAGCAAATATAGAGGGCAGTATAGACAAGGACTGAGGCATGGTTATGGAGTCTACAAATTCTTCAATGGAGATATCTATAGTGGGGAATGGTGTAATGGGCAGAGTCACGGAATTGGGGTACAGAGTTGCTCCGATGGCAGCTGTTACATCGGTAAATTTAAATCCGGTGTAAAACACGGCCTCGGCTGTTACCATTTCAG GAATGGGGATCGGTATGCGGGGGAATATTTTGGAGACAAGATTCATGGTTTTGGTGTGTATCACTTTGCCAACGGGCATTGCTATGAAGGGTCATGGCATGAAGGTCGTAAGCAAGGTTACGGAATGTACAAATTTAGAAATGGTGACACAAGGTGCGGTGAATGGAACTCTGGCAATCTCAATACTCCATTGCCTCCACTTACTGATGTTGTCCTTCGAGTCGTTCAG GCTGGTAGAAAGGCAGCAGAGAACGCAATTAACATAAGTAGGGTGGATGATCGAGTGAACAAGGCAGTGATAGCAGCAAACAGAGCTGCCACTGCTGCCAGAGTTGCTGCTATCAAAGCTGTTCAAAACAGGATGCATGGGAAGTTTTGTGACACTAACAATTGA